Part of the Crossiella cryophila genome, AAGCGCCAGGCCGCGGCGTCCGCGGCGCAGGCGCAGGGGCACGCCGACGACGCGGCGAAGTCCGCGCGGGACGCGGAGGCATCGGCGGCGCAGGCCGCGCAGTCGGCCAGGCAGGCCAGGGAGGCGGCGGCTTCGGCGCAGCGGGCCTCCTGGGCGGCGGACAGTTCGGCCGCTGCCGCCTCCACCTCGGCCGCGGCGGCCAAGGCATCGGCCGCTTCGGCCGCGGATTCGGCGGCCAGGGCACGGGCTTCGGCCGAGGAGGCCAACGAGCACGCCTCGGCCGCGGCCAAGGCGGCCAGCGACGCGCTGGACGCCGCGCTGGCCAAGGAGAAGGCGGCCAGCGGCAGCGGGATCAACGCCGATGAGGACGGGACGGACATCGGTCCGCCGCCGAGTCCGCATCAGGAGAAGTCCGACGCGATCACCGAGTTCCTGGCCGCGCACTGCACCGAGCACACCATCGAGTGCGCCCAGATCGACGGCAGGGCCAGGGACAAGGCGATGGTGGTCACCGTCGCCAAGGCCTGCCTGAAGAGCCCGCTGTGCCGGACCCGCGCGGACCTGGAGTGGCTGCTCAACACGCTGGCCACCAAGTACGAGCAGGAGATCAAGGAGGCTTTCGACAAGGGCCTGGACGCCGCGGAGGCGTTGAGCGACCTGGTCAACAAGAAGGTCTTCCGCGAGCTGAACGAGCGGGTCAGGGAGAACGCCCGCGACACGCCCCCGCTGGACGGCTGGCTGGACGCGCGGGCGCTGACCAAGGTGCCGGACCACTTCGGGCTGCCCGGCCCCAACAAGAAGGGTGTCGGACTCCGGTGGGTGGATGAGAAGAACCCCAAGGGCAACTTCATCCGCATCGACAAGGGCAACCCGAGCAGCGACTACCCGTCCCAGCGGGTCGACCACGTGCGCATCACCGACAATGGTCAACTCGTCAACCGGAAGGGGGAGAAGCTGCCACCGGGGACGAAGGTCAGCAGCGATGGTCTGGGCACCCACATCCCGCTTGAGGAGTGGTTGCAGTGGAAGGAATGGAACAAGAAGTGAGGCAGGTCAGGTTCCCTGGGCTGCGGTTCCAGGTGCTGGCCGCGGTGCGGGCACTGGCCGATCGCGAGTACCAGGAACGGGTGTGGCTCGACCTGAGCAACGTGGAAACGCTCGACGAGTGCGTGCACGTGCTCTTCGACGACACCGAGGTGCTGTCCGACCCGGCGTCCTCGGTCGGGGAGATCCTGCACGCCAACGAGGTCGAGCCGCTGCGGCAGGCCGGGCTGGTCTTCGACGCGCTGATCACCGACCTCGGTGACGTGCGCGACGAGGTCTACCTGGCCGATCCGCGCTGGCCCGGTGTGCTCGCCAAGGCCGAGGCGGCCTGGGCGGTCATGACGGCCAACGAGGCCGTGCTGCCGGTCGACCTTTCGGGCTGAGCATCGGGCGGTGGCGTGCTCCGGCGCGCCACCGCCCGTTCGCCGCTCAGCTCGGCGCGGCCGGGCAGCTCGCGGTCGGTGTGACCTGGTCGAGCAGGTACCGCTCGACCCCGGCCCGGACGCAGTCGGTGCGTGGATAGGCGGTGTGGCCCTGGCCTTCGTAGGTGAAGAGCACGGTCCGGTGCGGGGCCTGCCGGTGCAGTCCGACCGCCCAGGAGTAGCCGGTGGCGGGATCGTGTTCGGGGTTCACCAGCAGGATCGGGTCGCCGGGGGCGAGCTGGAGCGGGGCCGGTGGGTTGTTGGCCTTGGCGGGCCAGCCAATACAGCTCAGCGCGGCCTCCTGGGCCTCCGGGGAGTAGCGCAGGTGTGGGGCGGCCTGGCGCTGCGCGGTGACCAGACGCTGCCACTCAGCGAAGTTCGCGACCCTGGGCAGCCAGTCCTGGCAGAACACCGAGGGTCGCGGGTGTGCGCGCAGGGACTGCCTGGACTCCGCCGCTGCCACGGGATCGGCGGGGGTGCCGGGGCGCAGGGTGGCCAGCCAGCCGGCGAAGCGGGTCCACTCCACCCGGATGAAGGCCGCGTAGGCCTGGTTGATCAGGTAGTCCGGGGTGACGCCGGTGACGCCGTCGGACTCCACCAGCCTGCCCGCGTCGGCGGTGGTGATCAGCTCGGACCAGCGCGGCAGCACCGGGCGGCCGTGCAGGGCGCAGCGGGTATCCCGTTCGCACCACCGGGCGAACTCGGTCAGCGAGTCCTCGCCGTTGGCCGCGGCGGTGGTCAGGAAACGGGGCAGCGTAAGGCTGTGGTCCATGTTGCCGTCCAGGACCATGGCGCGGACCCGGTCGGGGTGGTGTTGCGCGTACTGGGCGCCGATCAGGGTGCCGTAGGAGGCGCCGAAGTAGTTGAGCCTGCGCTCCCCCAGTGCCGCGCGCAGGGCGTCCATGTCCCGCACCACGCTGAGCGTGTCGGCATGGTCGGCGATCGGCCCGGAGTGCCGGCGGCAGTCGGCCCGCAGGCGCTGGTTGTACGCGGCCAGCTGCTCGAACTCGGCCTGGTCGCGGGGTGCGTTCCGGGGTTCCTGGGCGAGGATCTCGTCCGAGCATTGGATCGGCTTGCTGCCCGCGACGCCGCGTGGGTCGAAGCCGATGATGTCGAAGCGGGCCAGCACATCCGGACCGAACAACCGGTTGGATCCGAGGGCGAGACTGACCCCGGAAGCACCTGGGCCACCGGGGTTGACCAGCAGCACGCCGATCCGGCGGGCCGGGTCGGTGGCGCGGCGGCGGGCCACGGCCAGCGGGAAGGTCTCCCCGCCGCGGGTCACCGGCAGGGTCAGGGTCGCGCAGTCGGCGGTGCGATCCCGTTCGCAGGGCTGCCAGCCAAGAACATTCGTGGCGCCCGCCGGGACCGCCGGTGTCAGTGCGGCGGCTAGGGTGAACACCAGGGCGGTGGACCGGAATCGCCTGCGGCTGCGAGGTGATCTCATGGTTCTCCATTGTGGACTCGGTGGGTCCGGACACGGTGCACGCCACGGCGGTGCCCGATGACCGTGCTGACCAACCGGGCGCTCAACCGGGCCGCCCTGGCCCGGCAGCTGCTGCTCGACCGCGCCGACCTGCCGGTGCTGGACGCCGTCACGCACCTCGGCGGATTGCAGGCCCAGGAACCCCAGGAGCCCTTCATCGGGCTGTGGTCGCGGCTGCACGCCTTCGCTCCCGCGATGCTCGACGACCTACTGACCGGTCGGCAGGTGCTGCGCACCCACCTGATGCGCGGCACC contains:
- a CDS encoding SCO4402 family protein, giving the protein MRQVRFPGLRFQVLAAVRALADREYQERVWLDLSNVETLDECVHVLFDDTEVLSDPASSVGEILHANEVEPLRQAGLVFDALITDLGDVRDEVYLADPRWPGVLAKAEAAWAVMTANEAVLPVDLSG
- a CDS encoding alpha/beta hydrolase, which gives rise to MRSPRSRRRFRSTALVFTLAAALTPAVPAGATNVLGWQPCERDRTADCATLTLPVTRGGETFPLAVARRRATDPARRIGVLLVNPGGPGASGVSLALGSNRLFGPDVLARFDIIGFDPRGVAGSKPIQCSDEILAQEPRNAPRDQAEFEQLAAYNQRLRADCRRHSGPIADHADTLSVVRDMDALRAALGERRLNYFGASYGTLIGAQYAQHHPDRVRAMVLDGNMDHSLTLPRFLTTAAANGEDSLTEFARWCERDTRCALHGRPVLPRWSELITTADAGRLVESDGVTGVTPDYLINQAYAAFIRVEWTRFAGWLATLRPGTPADPVAAAESRQSLRAHPRPSVFCQDWLPRVANFAEWQRLVTAQRQAAPHLRYSPEAQEAALSCIGWPAKANNPPAPLQLAPGDPILLVNPEHDPATGYSWAVGLHRQAPHRTVLFTYEGQGHTAYPRTDCVRAGVERYLLDQVTPTASCPAAPS